A genome region from Euphorbia lathyris chromosome 4, ddEupLath1.1, whole genome shotgun sequence includes the following:
- the LOC136228007 gene encoding uncharacterized protein, whose translation MATNINTTTRESRRRKILERGSDRLALISGRSRSIPSQSQDIPVTDSFQPLNSHLHRQDLTPQFTNNPLPNCDDGEDSYKLRTNDSVSVVDAGSRLNNIEPTLFTPETITPSRTPASDVDKSLASSTDQRSSTQAAGGMQLLEQLCSNRLVTPSQISSAIAATESPRLFCSVIVAVFVVLSCLGFPLLGRNTIKSIICFRPLYLVLLTNLTLVLAQLIFNNQRGFTRIVGENSDIPSAKYDWAEQAGNALEIGLLMKKALDALVMDCSIYSIIVVAGFCILH comes from the exons ATGGCAACCAACATCAACACCACTACCAGAGAATCTAGAAGAAGGAAGATCCTCGAAAGAGGATCAGACCGATTAGCTCTCATATCCGGTCGGTCTCGCTCTATTCCATCTCAATCCCAGGATATACCAGTTACCGACTCTTTTCAGCCGTTAAATTCGCACCTCCACCGTCAAGACCTGACTCCTCAATTCACCAACAATc CTCTTCCTAATTGTGATGATGGAGAAGACAGTTATAAATTGCGAACTAACGATTCAGTTTCCGTTGTTGATGCTGGGAGCAGACTAAACAATATAGAACCTACATTGTTCACACCTGAGACAATTACACCTTCAAGAACTCCTGCTTCTGATGTTGACAAATCTTTGGCCTCATCAACAGATCAGAGGTCAAGTACACAAGCTGCAGGCGGCATGCAACTCTTAGAACAGTTGTGTTCTAATAGACTTGTGACACCAAGTCAAATAAGCTCTGCCATCGCAGCAACCGAAAGCCCCCGTCTTTTTTGTTCTGTAATTGTAGCCGTTTTTGTTGTCCTGTCATGCTTAGGTTTCCCACTGCTAGGCAggaacacaataaagagcataATATGTTTCAGGCCCCTCTATCTTGTGTTGTTGACTAACCTTACACTTGTGCTTGCACAACTAATCTTCAATAATCAGAGAGGTTTTACAAGGATTGTTGGGGAGAATAGTGATATTCCGTCCGCAAAATATGACTGGGCTGAACAAGCAGGCAATGCGTTGGAGATAGGTTTGTTGATGAAGAAGGCACTTGATGCATTAGTCATGGATTGCAGTATATATTCAATAATTGTAGTTGCTGGCTTTTGCATTTTGCATTGA